One Rubripirellula amarantea DNA segment encodes these proteins:
- a CDS encoding transcriptional regulator has protein sequence MGTTAKINDETPIELQEMAKAIDALPARYRDAVAPALQRVVECSTRRRRILNLVQEALSQLRLDMKYLIFDLEATRRERDQYKEMLEQGDK, from the coding sequence ATGGGAACTACCGCCAAGATCAATGACGAAACCCCGATCGAATTGCAAGAAATGGCGAAAGCCATCGACGCATTGCCCGCTCGATACCGCGACGCCGTCGCCCCCGCATTGCAACGGGTGGTCGAATGCAGCACTCGCCGTCGTCGAATCTTGAACCTTGTTCAAGAGGCTCTTTCGCAACTACGACTCGATATGAAGTACCTGATTTTCGACCTCGAAGCGACTCGTCGCGAACGCGACCAATACAAGGAAATGCTTGAGCAAGGCGATAAGTAG
- a CDS encoding mandelate racemase/muconate lactonizing enzyme family protein, with translation MNQKSAKSAIMFSKSTDVRIVNAKQHHLPVQMRVPLKFGAESVDSVTCLRVEVTVEDKDGRRATGWGETPMLVTWTWPSNTMTFAERYEVVKDFCDQLAEAWSKLEVTGHAIEIGHHFIENVMPELLDAFNQQRSVSDESQLLPHLAALVSTSAFDIAAHDAFGKLHDVDIYKTYNAQYMSHDLAHFFAEEPDAKERFGGKYPQDFLVKSAPDTLPVWHLVGGLDPLEDSELSGDEPDDGYPVTLRQWIKRDGLKCLKVKLRGTDAEWDYDRMVKVGRMALEFGVEALSADFNCTVHDPEYVNAILDRLKAEHSEIDSLILYVEQPFPYDLEAFRIDVSSVSKRKPLFLDESAHDWRFVRLGQQLGWTGVALKTCKTQTGALLSLCWAKSHGMPLMVQDLTNPMLAQIPHVRLAAHAGTIMGVESNGMQFYPDASLPEAEVHPTIYRREHGILDLSTLSGPGFGYRVEEIARELPST, from the coding sequence GTGAATCAAAAATCCGCAAAGTCAGCGATCATGTTTTCGAAGTCCACCGACGTTCGCATCGTAAACGCCAAACAACATCACTTGCCCGTGCAGATGCGAGTTCCGCTGAAGTTCGGTGCCGAGTCGGTCGACTCGGTCACTTGCTTGCGAGTCGAAGTCACGGTTGAAGATAAGGACGGTCGTCGTGCCACCGGTTGGGGTGAGACGCCGATGTTGGTCACCTGGACTTGGCCATCCAACACAATGACCTTTGCTGAACGCTATGAAGTGGTAAAGGACTTCTGCGATCAACTTGCCGAGGCTTGGTCAAAACTGGAAGTCACCGGGCATGCAATCGAAATTGGTCATCACTTCATCGAAAACGTGATGCCAGAATTGCTTGACGCTTTCAATCAGCAAAGATCCGTCAGTGATGAATCGCAGTTGCTGCCTCATTTGGCGGCTCTTGTATCTACCAGCGCTTTCGATATTGCTGCCCACGATGCTTTTGGCAAGCTGCATGATGTCGACATCTACAAGACATACAACGCTCAATACATGTCGCATGACTTAGCGCACTTCTTTGCTGAAGAACCAGATGCGAAGGAACGCTTCGGCGGAAAGTATCCGCAAGACTTCTTGGTCAAGTCGGCGCCGGATACTCTTCCCGTTTGGCACCTTGTTGGTGGACTCGACCCACTGGAAGATTCCGAGCTATCAGGTGACGAACCCGATGACGGTTATCCCGTGACGCTTCGCCAATGGATCAAGCGAGATGGGTTGAAGTGTTTGAAGGTCAAGCTTCGTGGCACGGACGCAGAATGGGATTACGATCGCATGGTCAAAGTGGGGCGTATGGCCCTGGAATTTGGTGTCGAAGCGTTATCCGCTGACTTCAATTGCACCGTTCATGACCCCGAGTACGTCAACGCAATCTTAGATCGCTTGAAGGCCGAACATTCCGAGATTGACTCGCTCATTTTGTATGTCGAACAACCCTTTCCGTACGACTTAGAAGCGTTCCGTATCGACGTTTCGAGCGTGTCGAAACGGAAGCCGTTGTTCCTGGACGAAAGTGCTCACGACTGGCGATTCGTCAGACTTGGTCAACAATTGGGTTGGACCGGCGTCGCTCTGAAGACCTGCAAGACTCAGACGGGCGCGCTGCTGAGTCTGTGTTGGGCGAAGTCTCATGGCATGCCGTTGATGGTCCAAGACTTGACCAACCCTATGCTGGCTCAGATTCCTCACGTTCGCTTGGCCGCTCATGCGGGCACCATCATGGGTGTGGAAAGCAATGGAATGCAGTTCTATCCCGATGCATCCTTGCCCGAAGCAGAGGTTCATCCGACGATTTATCGTCGAGAGCATGGCATCTTGGATCTATCGACGCTTAGCGGCCCCGGGTTTGGCTACCGAGTCGAAGAGATTGCTCGAGAACTCCCCAGTACGTAA
- a CDS encoding DUF1499 domain-containing protein, whose protein sequence is MKKRSITRRGCLIVLAIIATLGSMLLMLPFGGLKGLTTNVATLDPSASDPRLHPIDVSTPPSETAQAIAKWVESESLWKLESSDQGGDRVTMHLTRTTRVLRFVDDMHLELTPTATGTRISGKSKSRVGKGDLGQNARNLIELRRGLENLGIEGQ, encoded by the coding sequence ATGAAAAAACGGTCGATCACACGCCGAGGGTGCTTGATCGTTTTGGCAATCATCGCGACGCTAGGGAGCATGTTGCTAATGCTTCCGTTTGGTGGCCTGAAGGGCCTCACCACGAATGTCGCCACACTGGATCCCAGTGCCAGCGATCCACGCTTGCACCCCATCGACGTTTCCACGCCGCCCAGCGAAACTGCCCAAGCGATCGCAAAATGGGTAGAGTCTGAGTCGTTATGGAAATTGGAGTCGTCTGATCAGGGAGGCGACCGTGTCACCATGCATCTTACTCGGACAACACGAGTCCTTAGGTTCGTGGACGACATGCACCTTGAACTGACGCCGACCGCAACCGGAACTCGAATCAGCGGCAAGAGTAAGTCGCGTGTGGGCAAAGGCGATCTCGGGCAAAATGCGCGTAACTTGATTGAGTTGCGCCGCGGCTTAGAAAATTTGGGAATTGAAGGCCAGTGA